GATGTCCCACCGGTAGGAGCCGGTGCCGCCCCCGCTCCGGATTTCACAGGGGAGCCCGGCCGCATCGAAGGCAGTGATCGTCTCCTGGATGCGCGCGATCGCCTCCCCGTAGACGCGGCGGCGCGCCTCGAAGCCCTCGACGTGCTGGGCCTGGCCCTGATAGGCCTGAATCCCCCGCAGGCGAAGTCCCCGCAGGGAGTCCACCGTGCGGGCCAGCGCCGCCGCGGGCGCGCCCGGCAGGGTGCCGCACCTTCCGTGGCCCACGTCCACATCCACCAGAACGCCGATCTCGCTCCCGGCCGCCCGCATGGCGTCCGAGAGCATCTCCGCCCCCCGGGGATGGTCCACCACCGCCATGAGGCTCGCATTCCGCGTGAGATCGGCCAGGCGCCGGAGCTTCGCTGGGGTGGCGATTTCGCTGCTGACCAGAATGTCGGGCACCCCGCCTTCGGCCATCACCTCGGCCTCCCCCAGCTTCTGGCAGCAGATCCCCACCGCCCCCCGGGCCATCTGCTCAAGGGCCAGCAGCGGGCTCTTGTGGGTCTTGGCGTGGGGGCGCAGCCGCAGGGATGTCCCCTCCAGGCGCTCGGCCATCCGGGCGAGATTCCGCTCCATGGCGTCCAGATCGACCAGCAGGGCGGGGGTGTCGATTTCCCGGACCGGAAGACCCGGCGCAGGTAGAGCGCTCATCTTTTTCTCCAGGCAAAAATCATGTAAAAGGCGGACCAGAGGATATCACCGACGGCGCCGCGCGAAAACGGACATCTCCTGACGCCTTTATCTCCCGGATTTCCCGCTTTCCGTTGACAGGGCGGGGGCCATCCGGGAAGATCGCGGCATCTTGCGCGACACCAAATTCACCCCCGGAGGGCCGTACATGCGCACCATCGCCGACGATCTTCTCGAAGGCTCCATTGACCTTCACGCCCACATCTTCCCGCAGATTTCCGAGGGAGAGCCCGGGCGGGTCCTGGATCACGAATGGGCCGAGCTGGC
Above is a genomic segment from bacterium containing:
- a CDS encoding DSD1 family PLP-dependent enzyme, with the protein product MSALPAPGLPVREIDTPALLVDLDAMERNLARMAERLEGTSLRLRPHAKTHKSPLLALEQMARGAVGICCQKLGEAEVMAEGGVPDILVSSEIATPAKLRRLADLTRNASLMAVVDHPRGAEMLSDAMRAAGSEIGVLVDVDVGHGRCGTLPGAPAAALARTVDSLRGLRLRGIQAYQGQAQHVEGFEARRRVYGEAIARIQETITAFDAAGLPCEIRSGGGTGSYRWDIEAGVFNELQAGSYLFMDAHYCSVGGAAGPLYEDFEPSLYVLSTVVSIPAADRAVVDAGHKSLSTDSGPPVCLEIEDAPYRPGGDEHGILDLAAAARRPELGQPLLFQPSHCDTTINLYDVYHGIRGGMEAGVLERLIPIAARGKVQ